The genomic stretch AGCTTGATGTAGCAGGATTTGGCCTGCTTGAGTATGGCTTTAACAATGGAGCCATTTTAAGCGCAAACCTAAGATACGACCATATCAAAACCTCATTTGATATGGATAGCAGCATGAGTCCGTCTGTAAAAAAACTATATGAAAACGCAAATAATAGAAAAGACTCAAGAGCTAGCTATGGGCTTGGTCTTATCTATCCTTTGGTTGGAGATTTGGAATTTGTAGGAAATTTCTCCACATCATTTAGAGCGCCTATGAGCGGTGAAGTAGCTCCTATATTAACATTTTCCGGAGCCGAAGCTTATCTTCCAAATCCGGAGTTAAAAATAGAAAAAGGTGTAACATACGAAGCCGGACTTAGATATAGCGACCAAATGCTAAGATCAAATTTGATATTTTATACGGGAGATTATAAAGATTTGATCGTAGAAAAAAGCTGGACCACAGGCGCAACGACTTATTATCAGGCTCAAAATATAAATAGAGCGAAAATTAGCGGGCTTGAGTTTGATTTAGCCTATAAAGTTTTAAATTCTTTAGAGTTTAAAACCAGCCTTGCTTACACGAGAGGCAAAAATAAAAACACCGGTAAGCCTTTGCCTGAGATCGCGCCTCTTAGCGGACATGTAGCACTTTCATACTCCTCTACTTTCCTTAAGAATTCATATATAGAGTATAGCGGTGATTGGGCTGCACGCAAAACGCGCATAGATGAAAGCATGGAAAAACAAAGAGCCGGATATTTTGTGCATAACATATATTTTGGAAAAAGCTTTGGCAAATTTGGCATGCTTAAAGATCTTAGCCTAAATTTTGGTGTTGAAAATATTTTCAATAAAGAGTATGCTCCGAGTTTAAGCTATGAAGCGATAGCGCAGCCAAGAAGTGCGACAAACCCACTTTTAAATCCGGGCAGAAATTTCAAGCTTGGATTTAAAGCAAGTTTTTAAATTTAAGGGCAAGGCTATAAGCCTGCCCTATTTTCAACTAAAAGGATAAATTTGAAAATTTTAGCGATGGTTATAGCTTTTTGCTTATCTTTAAATGCGGTAGAATTTACAGATCAAAATGGCAATAAATTCTATTTTAAAGAGTCCATTAAAAGCGTTGCCTTATTTCCGATACCTCTAGCTTCATTTTCTCTTAGTGTAGAAAATAACACATCTCGCCTAGCTTCTATCCATCCTATGGCCAAAAAAAATATTAATCGCGCAATGCTATCAAAAATGATAAAAGGCTCTTCTAAAATTCCGGTTGGAGGTATAGGAGATGATTTTATGCCAAACATGGAAGAGCTTATTAAACTCTCTCCGGAACTTGTAATCCAATGGGGTATGAGAGGAGAAAAGCTTATAGAACCGCTAAAGAAAGTAGGCCTAAACGTAGCGCTTGTAAATCTAAGAGGAACGGAAGAAGATCCGCTTTTCTGGTTTGATATGCTAGGTAAAATTTACGAAAAAGAGGATAGAGTAGCACAAATTTTAAACAATAGAGCTCAAACCAGAGCAAAAATAGAAGAATTTACAAAGAGTCTTCAAAATAAGCCGAAAGTCTTGTTTATATTTGGAAGAGACAAGAGCTTTGAAGCCGCTGGTAAAAATACATATTTTGATTATGAAATTTCGTTAAGCGGTGGAAAAAATATAGCAAATTTCAATGGGTTTAGGATAATCAATAAAGAAGAGATTATTGCGCAAAATCCTGATATTATCCTTCTTAGCAACTTTGATAATTTAACCCCAAATGACTTTTTTCAAGACAGGCTTTTAAAAAGCGTAAAAGCGGTAAAAAATAAAGCTATTTACAAAATGCCTATTGGCGGAGATATGTGGGAGCCGCCCACCGGTGAATCACACCTTGCATGGCTATGGTTTAGCATACTTTTTTCAGGGCAAAATCATTTGAGTTTGGTAGAAGAGATGAGAAAAAGCTATAAAATACTTTATGAGTATGACTTAAAGGATGACGATATAGCTCAAATTTTACGCTTTGATATGAACGGCGATAGCAAATTTTACGATTTTTTCAAGACTAAATGAAAAAATATATCTTCTTACTATTTTTACTCGCGCTAGTATCTGTCTTCTCTATAGTTGTGGGACGAATTTCACTTGAAGAGCTTAGAAATTACTACACAAATGATTTTGATACCTTACAAACGATTATTTTTGATTTACGCTTGCCAAGGCTTATAGTCGCCTTTTTAGTCGGTGCAAGCCTAAGTGTAGCAGGAGTCATCTTCCAAGCCATGTTTCAAAATCCGCTCGTTAGCCCAAATATACTTGGCGTAGGAAGCGGAGCCGGATTTGGTGCGGTAGTTTGCATCTTAATCTTTTCAAATCCGTTTATCACACAAATCGGAGCTTTTATATTTGGATTTTTGGCTGTTATGATATCTTATGCCTTAGGCACTTTGGTCAATAAAAACTCAAAACTTATGCTGGTTTTAGCAGGTATTATCACAGGAGCTATTTTTGAAGCTTTGATTTCTATTGTAAAATACGTAGCAGATACCGAAGAAAAGCTCCCAAGCATAGTATATTGGCTAATGGGAAGCCTAAATGCCATATCGTGGGACGATGTGATAATTTTAGCTCCGATTTGCACCATAGGACTTGTTATTTTAAGCCTAATGGGATGGAAGTTAAACATATTATCTCTTGGCAATGAGCAAGCAAGCATTTTTGGCGAAAATAAATTCTTAGGCTTTATATTTGTTGTTCTTGCCACACTTATCACAAGCACCAGTGTAGCCATAGCAGGGATTATAGGCTGGGTAGGACTGCTCGTCCCGCATATTACAAGATTGATATTTGGCTCCGATAACACCTCTTTAGTACCTATTTCAGCTATTTTTGGGGGTATCTTTTTAATGCTTACGGATAATGTAGCCAGAAGCGTTAGCTCGGCGGAAATTCCGCTTAGTATTTTAACCGCTCTTGTAGGAGCTCCTCTTATAGGCGTGATAATGGTTAAAAAAGGCAAAAAATGGTCTTAAAGGTAGAAAATTTAAGCTTTTCATACGATAAAAAAGAAATTTTAAGAAATTTAAATTTTAGTTTAAATTCCGGAGAGACTCTTGGCATTTTAGGAAAAAACGGTATTGGAAAATCCACTTTTCTCAAGATAATTTTAGGCATCTTAAAAACTAACCGTGGAAAAATTTTAATAGACAACAACGATATATCGTTACTCGATAACAAAAGTCGTGCAAAACTAACAGGATATGTTCCGCAAAGCGAAAAAATAGCCTTTAGCTTCAAAGTAAAAGATATGATACTTATGGGCATAAATGCAAATATAGGTATATTTCAAAGACCTAGCAAAAGCGACAAAAAAAGAGTTGAAGAGGTAGCCGATATAGTAGGTGTTAGCGATTTTTTAAATTTGGATGTTGATGAATTAAGCGGAGGAATGCTGCAACTTGTCTTAATCGCAAGATCACTTGTGCTAAATCCTAAAATACTTATCATGGATGAGCCGACTTCATATCTTGACGTGTTTCATCAAAATGCTATTTTAAACCTTATAAAAAGACTCAATATAGAATATAAAATGTGTATCATCTTTACTTCGCACTATCCCGATCATACTCTTGCCGTGGCAGACAAGACACTACTTTTAAACGGTATTGATGGATATAAATTTGGCAACACTCGTGAAATTTTAACCGACAGAAATTTAAGTGATATTTTTAATATAGATTTTATAAATTTGGACATAGAAAACAAATCAAGATTATTGCCCAAATGGAGTGTATAGAATAATTATCTATAAATTTTATAGTGAGCAATAGCCAAAATAATATTTTATTTTTTGTTGCTTCAATATAAAAATATACTTGATATTTATAGCACTATCGTCTTCGTTTGCATTTTCATCTAATGTAAGATCCATAATTTCTTTAAAAAACAACATCAAATAAATTAAAATTCGCTTATGATCATATCTATAAACTCAACTATACTCTCAACAGTAAAATGCGGATCATTTTGAACCGATATAAATTTTACATTTTTGATTAAATTTGCAGTTTTTAGCGCAGCTTCATAAGGAACCTCATTATCGGCTATAGAGTGGCGTATAGTTATGGGTTGCTTTACATCTTCTATTCTAAATCCCCAAGGCATCGCTTGAAGCTTTATATCATATCCCATAGCAATATATCTCTCTTTTATAAGCTGTTTTAAATAATCATCTCCGTAGCTTTGTCCATATTTTTGCAGATAAATTTTACCTATGTCTTCTTGAGAATTTTCTCTGGCAAATCTATATAGCTCATTTATCTCATCATAATACTCACCATATCCTTTTAAAACCTCATCATCATATAAAGCCCCAAGCCCACTATATATATAAACCCTATGAGCTTTTTTGGCACTTACAATAGCATTCGCATATGCATGCGGAGCACCTGCAGAGATACCGATAACGCTAAATTTTTTTACTCCGATAGAGCTTAAAAGCTCATCGAACCTCTTTGCAAGCTCAATATAACTACTCTCGTAAAAATAAGAACTACCATCATGCCCGCTTCTGTTAGGGAGTATCATTCTAATCTCCCTATCATTACAAAACCGATTCCACTCATCTTCGTCTATTGGGCTTGTCGCAATCCCATGATGAATAACTATAGCTCTTTTAAATTTACTTCCCAAATCGACATAGCTCATCTCTTTACCGTCTTTAAATTTAAAGATATTCATAGTTTCCCCTTAAAATTTATACTCAAATTTTACACCGACTTCTCGTGGTTCCGACATAAAGGTATATGCTCCGTAGTTCGTATCATGTTTTTTATCAAAAATATTATTTGCATATAGATAAATTCCTATATTTTTACTATCGTAACCTATTTTGGCATCTATCAGCATATATCCTTTGCTTGAATATATATTGTTTTCATCAGAATACATCTTGCTTTGACCCCTTAAATAAGCACCCCAAAAAAATCCTCCGCCTGAATAGTAGTCAACTCCTATTGTATAGGTCCATTCTGGAGCATAATTTACATATTTACCCTTGTAGTCCCCTTTGGCATCTTTAAAAGTTTTATAAACACTCTTTGCATATCCCAAGCTGGCATTAAACTTTAAGCTATCGCTCATAAAGTAATTTCCTTCAAGTTCAAAGCCTTGAGATTTAGCTTTTGCGGCATTTGCAGCATAGGAAAGCAAAGGAGTCACCGCCGTCATCACCTGCTTATCTTTTATATCAGCGTAAAAAACGGCTCCACTTAGATCAAATTTATCCCAAGTCGTTTTAAAACCCCACTCGTAATTGATAAGAGTCTCTTTGTCATACCACATTTTATCAATCGGCGCAGAAAATAGATAGCCACCGGCCTTATACCCCTTGGACACAGATATATAGCTCATAAAATTTTCGTTGATTTTATACTTTAGCCCCAATTTCGGAGAAAATGCATTATAAGTATCCTTTTTATCGTCGGCTAGTAAATGGTGTTTTAATCTAGCCTCGTCCTTATCAAA from Campylobacter sp. RM16189 encodes the following:
- a CDS encoding alpha/beta hydrolase, whose translation is MNIFKFKDGKEMSYVDLGSKFKRAIVIHHGIATSPIDEDEWNRFCNDREIRMILPNRSGHDGSSYFYESSYIELAKRFDELLSSIGVKKFSVIGISAGAPHAYANAIVSAKKAHRVYIYSGLGALYDDEVLKGYGEYYDEINELYRFARENSQEDIGKIYLQKYGQSYGDDYLKQLIKERYIAMGYDIKLQAMPWGFRIEDVKQPITIRHSIADNEVPYEAALKTANLIKNVKFISVQNDPHFTVESIVEFIDMIISEF
- a CDS encoding ABC transporter ATP-binding protein; the encoded protein is MVLKVENLSFSYDKKEILRNLNFSLNSGETLGILGKNGIGKSTFLKIILGILKTNRGKILIDNNDISLLDNKSRAKLTGYVPQSEKIAFSFKVKDMILMGINANIGIFQRPSKSDKKRVEEVADIVGVSDFLNLDVDELSGGMLQLVLIARSLVLNPKILIMDEPTSYLDVFHQNAILNLIKRLNIEYKMCIIFTSHYPDHTLAVADKTLLLNGIDGYKFGNTREILTDRNLSDIFNIDFINLDIENKSRLLPKWSV
- a CDS encoding iron ABC transporter permease, which gives rise to MKKYIFLLFLLALVSVFSIVVGRISLEELRNYYTNDFDTLQTIIFDLRLPRLIVAFLVGASLSVAGVIFQAMFQNPLVSPNILGVGSGAGFGAVVCILIFSNPFITQIGAFIFGFLAVMISYALGTLVNKNSKLMLVLAGIITGAIFEALISIVKYVADTEEKLPSIVYWLMGSLNAISWDDVIILAPICTIGLVILSLMGWKLNILSLGNEQASIFGENKFLGFIFVVLATLITSTSVAIAGIIGWVGLLVPHITRLIFGSDNTSLVPISAIFGGIFLMLTDNVARSVSSAEIPLSILTALVGAPLIGVIMVKKGKKWS
- a CDS encoding ABC transporter substrate-binding protein, whose protein sequence is MKILAMVIAFCLSLNAVEFTDQNGNKFYFKESIKSVALFPIPLASFSLSVENNTSRLASIHPMAKKNINRAMLSKMIKGSSKIPVGGIGDDFMPNMEELIKLSPELVIQWGMRGEKLIEPLKKVGLNVALVNLRGTEEDPLFWFDMLGKIYEKEDRVAQILNNRAQTRAKIEEFTKSLQNKPKVLFIFGRDKSFEAAGKNTYFDYEISLSGGKNIANFNGFRIINKEEIIAQNPDIILLSNFDNLTPNDFFQDRLLKSVKAVKNKAIYKMPIGGDMWEPPTGESHLAWLWFSILFSGQNHLSLVEEMRKSYKILYEYDLKDDDIAQILRFDMNGDSKFYDFFKTK